CTGCTGGCGGTCTACGTCATCTACCTGATCGCCACCGGCCGGGTGCACTCCGTGGCCACGGATATCTGGAGCGGAGGGCAGCCCGAGACCTCGCCCGAGCTCCTCGTCGGCCAGATGTTCATCGCCGCCAACCTGATCCTGCACTTCGTCCGCGGCAACCGTACCCTGACCTCGATGTCCGAGCGCCCCGTGCGCTTCATCGTTTTCAGCTTCCTGGCCGTCATCGGCACGGGGACCCTGCTGCTCTCCCTGCCCCGGGCCACCGTCGCCGGCTCTATCCATCCCATCGACGCCCTGTTCACCTCGACCTCGGCCACCTGCGTCACCGGTCTGATCGTTCTCGACACCGGCGCCGACTTCACCCGCTTTGGCCAGGGCGTGATCATGTCGCTGATCCAGATCGGCGGCCTGGGCCTGATGAGCTTCACCGCCTTCTTCTCGACCATGCTGGGCATCCGGGTCAACCGCAAGGAAGTCGCCCTCTACTCCAAAGCCTACGAGGCCGACACCGTCAATACCGTTCGGCGCCTGCTGGTCTATATGTTGCTGGCCACGCTGCTGATAGAGCTCCTCGGCTTCGGCCTGCTCTACCAGACCTGGGAGCCCGGCTTCCCCGACAAGAGCGAGCTTCTGTTCTCCTCGGCCTTTCACTCCGTCTCCGCCTTCTGCAACGCCGGTTTCTCCCTCAACTCCACCAGCATGGAGGGCTACACCGGTTCCGTCGGCACCAACCTGATCATCTCGACCCTGATCATCCTCGGCGGCCTGGGCTTCATCGTGCTGATGAACCTGACCAGCTACCGCTTCAAACCCAAGAAGGGCCAGCCGCGCAGCCGCCTGACCCTGCAGACCAAGCTCGTGCTGGTGGTCAGCGTCATCCTCATCGTGCTGGGGTGGGTGATGATCACGCCCCTCGAATGGGGCCACTCCTTCGATCAGGCCGGACTGGGCTTCGGCGAGAAGGTGATGGCCGGCTACTTCCAGTCCGTCACCACCCGCACCGCCGGCTTCAACACCGTCACCATCGGCAACATGCTCCCCGGCACCCTCTTC
This Candidatus Coatesbacteria bacterium DNA region includes the following protein-coding sequences:
- a CDS encoding Trk family potassium uptake protein produces the protein MADYRPSPRKEDSVRDFLQRKFTFAPTLRQRVDRLLKRIFIFSSIAALVGLVVEYGFYPDDFLRTVIHVVEYVVILIFALIPLVRLVFTHHRLSYLKEHLADFILLAVYVIYLIATGRVHSVATDIWSGGQPETSPELLVGQMFIAANLILHFVRGNRTLTSMSERPVRFIVFSFLAVIGTGTLLLSLPRATVAGSIHPIDALFTSTSATCVTGLIVLDTGADFTRFGQGVIMSLIQIGGLGLMSFTAFFSTMLGIRVNRKEVALYSKAYEADTVNTVRRLLVYMLLATLLIELLGFGLLYQTWEPGFPDKSELLFSSAFHSVSAFCNAGFSLNSTSMEGYTGSVGTNLIISTLIILGGLGFIVLMNLTSYRFKPKKGQPRSRLTLQTKLVLVVSVILIVLGWVMITPLEWGHSFDQAGLGFGEKVMAGYFQSVTTRTAGFNTVTIGNMLPGTLFVMIVLMFIGASPGSTGGGIKTSTFAVIILNFWADLRGRNHVEAFKREIPPDVTRQALAVLVGAVAFCVLGFFLLLLFEDQPPLELLFETVSAYATVGLSTGVTPHLTYAGRLVIILLMFAGRVGPLSLGLAIGRRHIEGRYRYPEGRISIG